A region of Leptidea sinapis chromosome 4, ilLepSina1.1, whole genome shotgun sequence DNA encodes the following proteins:
- the LOC126979798 gene encoding 2-aminoethanethiol dioxygenase: protein MSFSDTCALLSCRIFSYYLIRKKFSCIGTRRFHMDINDEAKSKMEIINIPPIISTYRQALRTFDDKFKSEFPTNLNKLKSMMDGLRADDLGFDKSFTEPSTWNKPNKAPCTYIEVFQNNKVNMSIFVLKPGFRMPLHDHPHMHGLLKVISGAVRIRSFTEFPLKEAADLIDFKTRAKHEAARLAQGVHKRRKLFAQISQNNICRENSATCILTPTISNYHEIEALELPAAFFDILAPPYDTFVEGVGPRRCRYYYINNEVSTNVVELHETSAPECFFCDQAPYLGPILS, encoded by the coding sequence atgtcattCTCCGACACTTGCGCTTTGTTATCGTGTcgtatattttcttattatctcATTAGAAAAAAATTCTCGTGTATAGGTACTCGCAGATTTCATATGGATATAAATGATGAAGCGAAGTCTAAAATGGAAATCATCAACATACCACCAATTATATCTACGTATCGTCAGGCCCTACGTACATTCGATGACAAATTTAAAAGTGAATTTCCAACTAATTTGAACAAACTTAAGTCTATGATGGATGGATTAAGAGCAGACGATTTAGGTTTCGATAAAAGTTTCACTGAGCCCAGTACATGGAATAAACCAAATAAGGCCCCTTGTACATACATTGAGGTGTTTCAGAATAACAAAGTAAAcatgagtatttttgtgttaaaaCCCGGCTTCCGAATGCCTTTGCATGATCATCCTCATATGCACGGTCTCCTCAAAGTAATATCTGGAGCGGTCCGTATTAGGAGCTTTACTGAATTTCCTCTTAAGGAAGCTGcagatttgattgattttaaaACGAGAGCAAAACACGAAGCAGCACGTCTAGCACAGGGAGTTCATaaaagaagaaaactttttgcACAAATATCTCAAAATAATATATGCAGAGAAAATTCAGCGACTTGTATTCTAACACCAACTATTTCAAATTATCATGAGATTGAAGCATTAGAATTACCAGCAGCATTCTTTGATATACTTGCTCCACCTTATGATACATTTGTGGAAGGTGTTGGTCCCAGGAGATGcaggtattattatataaataatgaggTAAGCACAAATGTAGTGGAATTACATGAGACTTCAGCCCCAGAGTGTTTCTTTTGTGATCAGGCTCCTTATTTGGGGCCCATACTCTCCTAG